The following coding sequences lie in one Filimonas effusa genomic window:
- a CDS encoding TIGR00266 family protein codes for MISNHEIDYRIFGEEMQYVEVELDPNETAVAEPGAFMMMDDGIQMQTIFGDGSQQTGGFLGKLFSAGKRLLTGENLFMTAFTNVGHGKKQVSFASPYPGKIIALDLLRLGGRVICQKDAFLCAAKGVSIGIEFQRRLGTGLFGGEGFIMQKLEGDGMAFMHAGGHVIEKQLQPGELLKIDTGCLVGFTHGVDYNIEFIGGIRNTFFGGEGVFFATLRGEGKVWIQTLPISRLASRIIQYGTYNRKEEGSILGGLGNLLDGDGR; via the coding sequence ATGATCAGCAATCATGAAATAGATTATCGCATTTTCGGCGAAGAAATGCAGTATGTAGAAGTGGAGCTTGACCCTAATGAAACAGCGGTAGCGGAACCCGGCGCGTTTATGATGATGGACGATGGCATTCAGATGCAAACCATTTTTGGAGATGGCAGCCAGCAAACAGGCGGTTTTTTGGGCAAATTATTTAGTGCGGGGAAACGTTTGCTTACTGGTGAAAATTTATTCATGACTGCATTTACGAATGTGGGGCATGGTAAAAAGCAAGTAAGTTTTGCTTCTCCTTATCCGGGGAAGATCATAGCATTGGATCTTCTGCGACTTGGCGGCCGTGTTATTTGTCAGAAAGATGCTTTTTTGTGTGCAGCCAAGGGCGTAAGCATAGGTATAGAATTTCAGCGCAGGCTGGGCACCGGCTTATTCGGTGGTGAGGGTTTTATTATGCAGAAGCTTGAAGGAGATGGTATGGCGTTCATGCATGCCGGCGGACACGTTATTGAGAAGCAGTTGCAGCCAGGTGAGTTGCTGAAAATTGATACTGGCTGTCTTGTTGGTTTTACGCATGGCGTTGACTACAATATTGAATTTATCGGCGGGATCCGTAATACCTTTTTCGGTGGTGAGGGTGTATTCTTTGCAACGCTGAGAGGTGAGGGTAAGGTATGGATCCAGACATTGCCTATCAGTCGTCTTGCAAGCCGTATTATACAATATGGTACTTATAACCGTAAAGAAGAGGGCAGTATTCTCGGTGGTTTGGGGAACCTGCTTGATGGAGACGGGCGATAG